A window from Candidatus Nitrospira neomarina encodes these proteins:
- a CDS encoding phosphatase PAP2 family protein produces MRVGNFTLAKPFLWPVERLLRNTIFVLAVFDLAMILVRNIGFDWFSYTLFFAVGIFMITVGLFYRSSGRSERISMTLMATGLLLLFTIVLSVFGYLLLPLWREPIDPVLVRIDAWFGYSWPDIVQFAGRHPFFNELTRYAYLSSIPQMALLFLILGFGGKQKELHVFILSITASGLATLGFWALFPAFGTSVLYDISGTIEQAARPLVGSSYGAELLRLGAEGPKFISPRDMEGLVAFPSYHTIMAVLAMYSARTTRWWFPLLVVINLFVLPGVLIHGGHHLIDVFGGLLTAGCIIYVARQVVTGKEIQADGVFVDPEQEVTFVKSSTDMPGLHP; encoded by the coding sequence ATGAGAGTGGGAAATTTTACACTGGCAAAGCCTTTCCTATGGCCGGTCGAACGTTTATTACGCAATACCATTTTCGTGCTGGCGGTCTTCGATCTGGCCATGATCCTTGTTCGCAATATTGGCTTCGATTGGTTTTCGTATACCCTTTTTTTTGCCGTGGGAATTTTCATGATTACCGTGGGGCTGTTCTACCGTTCAAGCGGACGGAGTGAGCGTATTTCTATGACGCTGATGGCCACAGGGTTGCTTCTTCTGTTTACAATTGTGTTATCAGTTTTCGGCTATTTGCTGCTCCCCCTTTGGCGAGAGCCTATTGATCCGGTTCTGGTCCGGATCGATGCTTGGTTCGGGTATTCATGGCCTGACATTGTCCAATTTGCCGGTCGCCATCCATTTTTTAATGAATTGACGCGTTATGCCTATTTATCTTCTATACCGCAAATGGCATTACTTTTTCTTATTTTAGGATTTGGAGGCAAGCAAAAAGAACTCCATGTCTTCATCCTTTCAATAACCGCCTCAGGTCTGGCGACGCTTGGATTTTGGGCGCTGTTTCCGGCATTTGGCACAAGCGTGCTCTATGACATTTCTGGCACAATTGAGCAGGCGGCAAGACCGCTTGTTGGCTCGTCCTATGGTGCCGAATTATTGCGTCTAGGGGCTGAAGGGCCTAAATTCATTTCTCCAAGGGATATGGAAGGCCTGGTGGCCTTTCCCTCGTATCACACGATCATGGCCGTTTTGGCTATGTATTCAGCACGCACCACTCGCTGGTGGTTCCCCTTACTAGTCGTCATCAATCTGTTCGTGCTCCCAGGAGTGCTTATCCATGGAGGGCATCACCTGATCGACGTATTCGGTGGTTTATTGACTGCCGGCTGCATCATTTACGTGGCAAGGCAGGTTGTGACTGGAAAGGAAATCCAGGCTGACGGAGTATTTGTCGACCCCGAACAAGAAGTAACGTTCGTTAAAAGTTCCACAGACATGCCGGGATTACACCCGTGA
- a CDS encoding AAA family ATPase yields the protein MKDKTWKPKRVGTDSSGAASDMPVIELSIRSSECKATLEGFIREIDGVRLKDSQEPGVPALMIMELEEKPEDTFSLIREMMKLNKGIEIFLTTARLESNILLEAMRAGAKEFLAQPLQKQEVSDAIMRFLERAAAPVRQGDGQRAAGKVLAFFGGKGGVGTTSIAVNLAAAIKKGPNNPSVALVDVNQHGGDLPLYLDLQPNHSFRDIATDLSRLDQAFLIRVLTKTELGIQVLPSGYDDLSTGRLSPDCVEATLRLLQSSFDYVILDCGHVLDLTTKKALELATLILVTSTLMVPVVHRTKRILELLRGSGFPAEKIRLVMNRFLSAEQDVLKETEEILKQKAFWLLPNDYPSASQAVNSGKPLIDVAPRSAVAQSYRDLASSFVGQPAKSASKGTLAGWLNPFKSRNVQSSPSGA from the coding sequence ATGAAGGATAAAACTTGGAAGCCAAAACGTGTAGGCACGGATTCCTCAGGTGCCGCATCCGATATGCCGGTCATTGAGCTTTCCATTCGGTCATCAGAATGTAAGGCGACACTTGAGGGCTTCATTCGGGAGATTGACGGTGTGCGGCTCAAAGATAGTCAGGAACCCGGAGTTCCTGCACTCATGATTATGGAGTTAGAAGAGAAGCCGGAGGACACGTTCTCCCTGATTCGAGAGATGATGAAATTGAATAAAGGGATAGAGATATTCCTTACCACTGCACGATTGGAGTCAAATATTTTATTGGAAGCCATGCGGGCCGGCGCCAAAGAGTTTTTGGCGCAACCGCTCCAAAAGCAAGAAGTGAGCGATGCCATTATGCGATTTTTGGAGCGAGCCGCGGCTCCGGTTCGTCAGGGTGATGGGCAACGAGCGGCGGGAAAGGTCCTGGCATTTTTTGGGGGAAAAGGTGGGGTGGGAACGACCAGTATCGCGGTGAATTTGGCCGCCGCTATCAAAAAAGGGCCGAACAATCCGTCGGTCGCCCTGGTTGATGTCAACCAGCATGGGGGAGATCTTCCCTTGTATCTCGATCTTCAACCGAACCATAGCTTCCGGGATATTGCGACCGATTTGTCCCGACTAGACCAAGCATTTCTCATTCGTGTCCTTACCAAAACGGAATTGGGCATTCAAGTGCTCCCTTCGGGGTATGATGATCTCAGCACAGGTCGATTAAGTCCGGATTGTGTGGAGGCGACCCTTCGACTGCTTCAATCCAGCTTCGACTATGTCATTCTTGATTGTGGACATGTGTTGGATTTGACGACAAAGAAGGCATTGGAGCTTGCGACGTTAATTCTGGTGACGTCTACATTAATGGTCCCCGTGGTTCATCGAACGAAGCGAATTTTAGAATTGTTACGTGGATCCGGATTTCCTGCTGAAAAAATCCGGTTGGTGATGAATCGATTCTTATCGGCGGAACAGGACGTGTTGAAAGAGACTGAAGAAATACTAAAACAAAAAGCCTTTTGGCTACTCCCCAACGATTATCCTTCCGCAAGTCAAGCAGTGAATAGTGGAAAGCCGTTGATCGATGTGGCTCCACGGTCGGCAGTGGCTCAATCCTATCGGGATCTGGCCAGTTCATTTGTGGGGCAGCCCGCCAAATCGGCAAGCAAGGGAACGTTAGCCGGGTGGTTGAATCCCTTTAAAAGTCGGAATGTCCAATCATCCCCTTCAGGGGCATAA
- a CDS encoding TadE/TadG family type IV pilus assembly protein, translating to MMNVYHKKLLQKLRQSERGSTAVEFALILPILASLVFGAIDFGRMLWFKEVLVNATRVGARQGTLFAAGNGQAEIEAAVTASLTAGGVDSSGLSVAVNGVGGAQGQPLNVVATIPWNYFVIDKLIPAISTPNLQASVTMMME from the coding sequence ATGATGAATGTATACCACAAAAAACTATTACAAAAGCTGAGACAATCCGAGCGGGGCTCGACGGCAGTAGAGTTTGCTCTCATCTTACCGATTCTTGCCTCCCTCGTATTTGGAGCGATCGATTTTGGCCGTATGTTGTGGTTTAAGGAAGTTCTGGTGAATGCGACCCGTGTGGGAGCGCGCCAGGGGACGTTATTTGCGGCAGGCAATGGGCAGGCAGAAATTGAAGCAGCTGTCACGGCCTCTCTTACCGCGGGAGGGGTGGATTCATCAGGGCTCTCGGTGGCAGTCAATGGGGTCGGAGGTGCACAGGGGCAGCCGTTAAATGTGGTCGCCACTATACCCTGGAACTACTTTGTCATCGATAAACTCATTCCCGCGATTTCTACACCCAACTTACAAGCCTCTGTCACCATGATGATGGAATAA
- the ybgF gene encoding tol-pal system protein YbgF produces the protein MLSPHSFSYRLSVRVVIVGLSVTLAGCMAQQADVVRIKRELDAKIAQLDKSKTSLQEAVSEANTALEKANSLIAKQRVEIQELLHARAEVMDQVATLKETDLSQVRGGLESNQNQVNELTKKMARYDADMKEVKTQLQQSEPLVHQLRDRLAGEEQLLTEQGGKLGEFRTSLVDYQQVLSSLRRQVTQQEQQVADLRKHLDLKSQQRDAQAQQVQANFEEVRRSIQSVVGTLEKFSVTFGGRLDEHEQKLSRMAGQPGSPLSSNAHMHESLDSSARVGVTRDFLSQRTPLPPRSDAMAGSPSSKESSRSVITGAVAAYAPTSQLSKTLPAPVGTSEVGPSGYVDTRNAQVLYDRAMSLLRQGNFAEASTGFSTFLRTFADSPLASNAQYWLGECYYGERRFQEAIDEFERVFAFYPSSNKVPASLLKIAYSHMELHELAMARSVFQQLVRTHPQSPEAGKAYGRLQEVNAFLDNPS, from the coding sequence ATGCTAAGCCCTCATTCATTTTCGTATCGTTTGAGTGTTCGAGTTGTCATTGTGGGGCTGAGTGTGACCTTGGCAGGGTGTATGGCTCAGCAGGCGGATGTGGTACGAATCAAGCGGGAATTGGACGCCAAGATCGCCCAGTTGGATAAGAGCAAAACATCACTCCAGGAAGCCGTGAGTGAAGCCAATACCGCCTTGGAAAAAGCCAATTCCCTTATTGCCAAACAGCGGGTTGAGATTCAGGAGTTACTGCATGCTCGTGCCGAAGTGATGGACCAAGTTGCTACCTTAAAGGAGACGGACCTCTCCCAGGTTCGTGGAGGGCTTGAAAGCAATCAGAACCAGGTCAACGAATTAACAAAAAAAATGGCCCGGTATGACGCAGATATGAAGGAAGTCAAAACCCAGCTTCAACAATCTGAGCCTTTGGTCCATCAACTTCGAGATCGTTTAGCAGGGGAAGAGCAACTCCTGACAGAGCAAGGAGGTAAGTTAGGCGAATTCCGGACTTCGTTGGTGGATTACCAACAGGTGCTTTCTTCTCTTCGTCGACAAGTTACCCAACAGGAACAGCAGGTCGCGGATTTACGCAAACACCTTGATCTCAAATCTCAACAACGTGATGCCCAGGCGCAGCAAGTTCAGGCGAATTTTGAAGAGGTTCGGCGAAGTATACAGTCGGTGGTAGGGACGTTAGAAAAATTCAGTGTCACATTCGGGGGGCGATTGGATGAACATGAGCAAAAACTCTCTCGCATGGCTGGACAACCCGGTAGTCCCCTTTCCTCGAATGCTCACATGCACGAAAGCCTCGATTCGTCGGCGCGGGTAGGGGTAACCCGAGATTTCCTTTCTCAACGCACTCCACTACCGCCTCGGTCGGATGCGATGGCTGGCTCACCATCTTCAAAGGAAAGTTCTCGTTCAGTTATAACTGGGGCGGTTGCCGCGTATGCTCCCACATCCCAACTATCAAAAACATTGCCGGCTCCGGTAGGGACATCAGAGGTGGGTCCTTCCGGTTATGTCGATACCCGAAACGCTCAGGTGCTATACGACCGGGCGATGTCGCTTCTTCGTCAGGGGAACTTTGCCGAAGCTTCCACCGGGTTTTCGACATTTTTGCGGACATTTGCCGACTCTCCCTTGGCCTCCAATGCACAATATTGGTTGGGTGAATGTTATTACGGCGAAAGACGGTTTCAGGAAGCCATTGATGAATTTGAACGGGTTTTTGCCTTTTACCCTTCCAGCAATAAAGTGCCGGCATCTCTACTGAAAATCGCCTATTCGCATATGGAATTACACGAATTAGCCATGGCGCGGTCAGTCTTTCAACAACTTGTACGAACCCATCCCCAAAGCCCAGAAGCCGGGAAGGCGTATGGTCGTCTTCAAGAAGTGAATGCCTTTCTCGATAACCCTTCCTAA
- a CDS encoding TadG family pilus assembly protein: MWNKHRTSGVSGLLNERGIAAINGVFMGVTMAIMAGVAIDVGHALLTQNELHNASDAAALAAARQLGVTYLALPIAQQQDLNRNLTSNEQSQINSQATAAAFANSASEVSNLSLSQGDIEYGTWDFDGKTFTPTVTRPNAIRATTRRDGAANGPITTFFGGMLGVNTMSLATSSIAALGTSGGPTPPGVGDVPFAISSNWFNGVASCNSGIQFSPTGVNGCAGWHVFDQHPANASKLRNTIDGLQDGSYQSPGMTPGQTQFTFTGGEVSSAFPNLINLWDTKKQWNNDAGRYEWDINLPVYGASSSSSCNNPSGDITIVGYAKAVITTVKKNDIQAEVKCDAFFDGAPNPNQTGGGIGPLQPLSVYPRLVS; encoded by the coding sequence ATGTGGAACAAACACCGAACATCTGGCGTCTCTGGGCTCTTGAATGAACGTGGTATCGCGGCCATCAACGGCGTGTTTATGGGAGTGACCATGGCCATCATGGCAGGTGTGGCAATTGATGTCGGGCATGCCCTTCTTACCCAAAATGAGTTGCACAATGCTTCGGATGCCGCTGCGCTGGCCGCTGCACGGCAATTGGGTGTCACTTACTTGGCCCTGCCTATTGCTCAGCAGCAGGATTTGAATCGAAATCTGACAAGCAATGAACAATCACAAATAAATTCGCAGGCGACCGCCGCAGCCTTTGCCAATAGTGCTTCAGAGGTCAGTAATTTATCTCTTTCGCAAGGAGATATCGAATATGGCACGTGGGATTTCGATGGAAAGACGTTTACCCCAACCGTGACGCGCCCCAATGCCATTCGTGCGACCACACGGCGGGATGGTGCGGCGAATGGACCGATTACGACATTTTTTGGGGGTATGTTGGGTGTCAATACCATGAGCCTCGCGACCAGCTCGATTGCCGCATTGGGGACCTCGGGTGGTCCGACCCCACCAGGAGTAGGTGATGTGCCCTTTGCCATTTCCAGTAACTGGTTTAATGGCGTGGCCTCCTGCAATTCGGGTATCCAATTTTCTCCTACCGGGGTGAATGGCTGTGCGGGATGGCATGTCTTTGATCAGCATCCGGCCAATGCGAGTAAACTCCGTAATACTATCGATGGACTACAAGACGGGAGCTATCAAAGTCCCGGGATGACTCCAGGGCAGACACAATTCACCTTTACGGGTGGAGAAGTCTCATCGGCGTTTCCCAATCTGATCAATTTGTGGGATACAAAAAAACAATGGAATAATGATGCTGGGCGGTATGAATGGGATATCAATCTTCCTGTCTATGGAGCCAGTTCCTCATCCTCTTGCAATAATCCCAGTGGAGATATCACCATCGTGGGATACGCGAAAGCGGTGATTACAACAGTCAAGAAAAATGATATTCAAGCGGAAGTGAAATGCGATGCCTTTTTTGATGGAGCGCCAAATCCCAACCAGACCGGTGGGGGCATTGGACCCCTTCAGCCCTTATCGGTTTATCCACGATTAGTGTCGTGA
- a CDS encoding Flp family type IVb pilin, producing MQTILLNHCHHLIKNLLVDEDGATAIEYGLLAALIGATVLTAQAAMGTAVVNMYEGAMGIIAEALGS from the coding sequence ATGCAGACGATTCTCCTGAATCACTGTCATCACTTGATAAAAAACCTTCTCGTTGATGAAGACGGCGCCACGGCGATTGAATATGGTCTCCTGGCTGCGCTCATCGGCGCGACGGTGTTGACAGCTCAAGCCGCCATGGGAACGGCAGTCGTAAATATGTATGAAGGGGCCATGGGGATCATCGCAGAGGCTCTGGGAAGTTAG
- a CDS encoding Flp family type IVb pilin yields MVNQVMRFVNDEEGATAIEYGLLAALIAAVIVTAVTAVGTALSGTFNNIASSVAPS; encoded by the coding sequence ATGGTTAACCAAGTGATGCGTTTCGTAAATGATGAAGAGGGAGCCACAGCTATTGAGTATGGTTTGTTGGCTGCTTTGATCGCCGCGGTGATAGTGACTGCCGTGACTGCTGTTGGGACTGCCCTCAGCGGAACGTTCAACAACATTGCTTCGTCTGTTGCTCCGAGCTAA
- a CDS encoding OmpA family protein, producing the protein MTVHSSTRRVYVWGIVILMMLLATGCAHRSTHGVHKYGKKSGAPTLVASQGDFPTGAPEQALRKENSMGEGYFPEGTGALSDLLAEDPLIREDHPFESSLTPSDTPNDYWGNRTRAEQLTAQSGLRDVHFEFDSFQLNEQAKATLVANAEWLKAHPYAEITIEGHCDDRGTASYNHVLGEKRAIRTKTYLTSLGVPAERLHVMSFGKENPACWDSTEPCFQKNRRAHLVLDISVASTPMPYVADRRDW; encoded by the coding sequence ATGACTGTTCATTCATCGACCCGCAGAGTCTATGTTTGGGGAATAGTGATCCTGATGATGTTGCTGGCCACCGGCTGTGCACATCGGTCCACACATGGGGTTCATAAATATGGCAAAAAATCCGGTGCGCCAACTTTGGTGGCCTCACAGGGAGACTTTCCAACAGGAGCCCCGGAACAAGCATTAAGAAAAGAGAATTCCATGGGGGAAGGATATTTTCCTGAAGGGACTGGAGCTTTGTCCGACCTTCTTGCGGAAGATCCCTTGATTCGGGAGGACCACCCATTCGAGTCAAGTCTCACGCCTTCTGACACTCCCAATGATTATTGGGGAAATCGAACCCGTGCGGAACAATTGACGGCACAAAGTGGCTTGCGAGATGTGCATTTTGAATTTGATAGCTTTCAACTCAATGAACAAGCTAAGGCGACGTTAGTGGCCAACGCCGAGTGGCTCAAAGCTCATCCGTATGCGGAGATTACTATTGAAGGACATTGCGATGATCGCGGAACGGCTTCCTATAACCATGTTTTAGGTGAAAAGCGTGCCATTCGCACCAAAACCTACCTCACCAGTTTGGGAGTCCCCGCAGAGCGGCTTCATGTGATGTCATTCGGCAAGGAGAATCCGGCCTGTTGGGATTCAACCGAACCGTGTTTCCAGAAGAATCGGCGCGCTCATCTTGTTCTAGATATCAGTGTAGCTTCGACCCCAATGCCCTATGTGGCTGACCGCCGGGATTGGTAG
- a CDS encoding DUF362 domain-containing protein: MTTPPTHTEQPTLSRRQLLQACLVGGGLAVSGFSLLHWLIAPRLTAHTFIGQAETYNTDLAKLIRQGFQELGITPLEIKGKRILLKPNLVEPHQSLSHINTHPLVIRGAVEAFLSLGAASVLVAEGPGHRHDTLLVLEESGLADVLYEDHIPFRDLNTMEGVVMPNLGGQTRMASLTFPRIVKEVDWVVSLAKMKTHHWAGVTLSMKNFFGVMPGNYYGWPKNVLHHAGIPQSILDINATLKPHFAIVDGIIGMEGDGPIMGTPVQSGVLVMGRNLPAVDATCCRIMGINPDKIEYLRKADQWLGPIHESLIEQRGESWRTVHRPFALVPDIPAHQGLRSSHL, translated from the coding sequence ATGACCACCCCGCCCACACACACAGAACAGCCAACGCTTTCCAGGAGGCAATTGCTGCAGGCCTGTCTGGTCGGAGGGGGATTAGCTGTGTCAGGGTTCTCCCTGCTTCATTGGTTAATTGCCCCTCGGCTAACGGCTCACACGTTCATCGGTCAAGCGGAAACATATAATACAGACCTGGCGAAACTTATTCGCCAAGGGTTCCAAGAATTGGGGATCACTCCATTAGAGATCAAAGGAAAACGCATTTTGTTAAAACCGAACTTGGTTGAGCCACACCAATCGTTATCACATATCAATACGCACCCCCTGGTCATTCGAGGAGCCGTCGAGGCGTTCCTTTCCCTGGGTGCGGCGTCTGTCCTCGTGGCGGAAGGACCAGGACATCGCCACGACACTCTTTTAGTCTTGGAGGAATCAGGCTTGGCAGATGTCCTGTACGAAGACCACATCCCCTTTCGAGATCTGAATACAATGGAAGGGGTAGTTATGCCTAACCTGGGTGGTCAGACAAGGATGGCCTCATTGACCTTTCCTCGAATAGTCAAAGAAGTCGATTGGGTTGTCTCGCTGGCCAAGATGAAAACGCATCATTGGGCTGGAGTAACCCTGTCCATGAAAAATTTTTTTGGCGTAATGCCTGGAAATTATTATGGATGGCCGAAGAATGTGTTACACCATGCTGGAATCCCGCAATCCATTTTGGATATCAATGCGACCCTCAAACCTCATTTCGCCATTGTCGACGGCATAATCGGAATGGAAGGGGATGGTCCGATAATGGGGACACCTGTCCAATCCGGAGTCCTGGTCATGGGAAGGAATCTTCCGGCCGTCGATGCCACCTGCTGCCGGATTATGGGAATTAATCCGGATAAAATCGAATACCTTCGAAAAGCCGACCAGTGGTTAGGGCCTATTCATGAATCGCTGATTGAACAACGCGGAGAATCTTGGCGAACAGTACACCGCCCTTTCGCCCTGGTCCCGGATATCCCCGCCCATCAAGGCCTTCGTTCATCTCACCTTTGA
- the cpaB gene encoding Flp pilus assembly protein CpaB, with amino-acid sequence MGQKRPLVFLGIAMIIALVTTVMVYRWLQGQRMIETDAPEVVMEGVSVAVASADIPWGTPLGAKAVRVMMYPEEGVPVGHFKDTASLNGRVVLTNLKKNEPILESKLAPIDLKTGGVSAVMDPNKRAMAVKVNEVVGLPGFVQPGDRVDVMATFDDPRGKKKEGGGTREEVTKVVLENTLVLAIDTQMERANGEEKPTPVKVITLEVSLEEAEKLAMAENGGKLRLALRSPLNPEVKKTKGADFKDLMSSHQLIPPRPKVVRKPENQVEVIKGTDRKTMKF; translated from the coding sequence ATGGGACAAAAACGGCCACTCGTATTTTTAGGAATTGCGATGATTATTGCCCTGGTGACGACGGTCATGGTGTATCGGTGGCTACAGGGGCAACGAATGATCGAAACCGATGCCCCTGAAGTGGTGATGGAGGGTGTGAGTGTCGCAGTGGCCAGTGCCGATATCCCCTGGGGGACACCTCTCGGTGCAAAAGCTGTTCGAGTGATGATGTACCCTGAAGAAGGCGTCCCCGTGGGCCACTTTAAGGACACGGCTTCCTTAAATGGTCGAGTCGTGCTGACGAACCTGAAAAAAAATGAGCCCATATTAGAATCGAAATTGGCTCCGATCGATCTTAAAACGGGGGGCGTGTCGGCCGTGATGGATCCCAATAAACGGGCGATGGCCGTAAAAGTCAACGAAGTCGTCGGGCTTCCTGGTTTTGTGCAGCCAGGTGATCGGGTCGATGTCATGGCGACGTTTGATGATCCGAGGGGGAAGAAGAAAGAAGGTGGTGGTACCCGAGAGGAAGTCACGAAGGTGGTTCTTGAGAATACCCTGGTGTTGGCAATCGATACGCAAATGGAGAGAGCCAACGGAGAGGAGAAACCCACTCCCGTAAAAGTCATAACGTTGGAAGTGTCGTTGGAAGAAGCTGAGAAGTTGGCCATGGCTGAAAATGGTGGAAAGTTACGTTTGGCCCTGCGGAGTCCACTGAATCCTGAGGTGAAGAAAACCAAAGGTGCCGACTTTAAGGATTTGATGAGTTCACACCAACTCATTCCTCCGCGGCCCAAAGTGGTTCGCAAGCCTGAAAATCAGGTCGAGGTGATCAAAGGGACGGATCGAAAAACGATGAAATTTTAA
- a CDS encoding type II and III secretion system protein family protein, translated as MALSMVLVGYTGAFGEGLTTQAVHLNTPQSLRLTVGESKIVERETAFKRASVANPKVADQIVLSTKQIYLTGLEVGTTTLTLWGQDGQVSNVFQVRVSPDVTRLKEQLHTMMPEEPGIEVMNSHEHITLAGNVTNMESLAKALTLAEPYAPDKIINLIQVGGVQQVMMEVKVAEMQRGLMKRLGVNFKRAQKNHRDFSIGLINDLSTVDAFEPFARSQSSQTTTLEFPSVRTLASNLILGFGIGDDLWTLFLDLLKEHSLSKTLAEPTLIAESGQAAEFLVGGEFPIPIPQQLGQVTVKFKEFGVGLKFTPTVLSEGRISVIVNPEVSELDFANGIVIQGFQIPALTTRRVKTVVELGDGQSFAIAGLLQENIKETVSKYPVLGDIPVLGALFRSTAFQKNETELIVIVTPHLVKPLDMVKQTLPTDHYLEPNDFELMLMGYVEGAFPESNVARPSEAYTLESPRVAGRMPYRKGGMEGMFGHLAP; from the coding sequence ATGGCTCTAAGCATGGTCCTTGTGGGCTACACGGGAGCCTTTGGAGAAGGTCTCACTACTCAGGCGGTCCACCTCAATACGCCTCAAAGCCTGCGATTAACGGTCGGAGAATCAAAAATTGTGGAACGGGAGACGGCGTTTAAACGCGCGTCGGTCGCTAACCCTAAAGTGGCGGATCAAATTGTGCTCTCCACTAAGCAAATTTATTTGACCGGGCTTGAGGTTGGGACGACCACCTTGACTCTATGGGGGCAAGATGGGCAGGTGTCCAATGTTTTCCAGGTCCGGGTCTCTCCCGATGTCACTCGCTTGAAGGAGCAGCTTCATACGATGATGCCGGAAGAACCTGGCATTGAAGTGATGAATAGTCACGAGCACATTACTCTGGCGGGCAATGTTACCAATATGGAGTCCTTGGCGAAAGCTCTCACTCTGGCCGAGCCCTATGCTCCGGATAAAATCATTAACCTGATTCAGGTGGGTGGCGTACAACAAGTAATGATGGAAGTGAAAGTCGCTGAAATGCAGCGTGGGCTGATGAAGCGTCTCGGGGTGAATTTTAAACGGGCTCAAAAAAATCATCGTGATTTTTCCATCGGACTCATTAATGATTTGTCAACGGTTGATGCCTTCGAACCGTTTGCGCGTTCACAATCCTCACAAACGACGACTCTGGAATTTCCAAGCGTGAGAACCCTGGCCTCGAATCTGATTTTAGGATTCGGGATTGGCGATGATTTATGGACTCTCTTTTTAGATCTATTAAAGGAACATTCTCTCTCGAAAACCTTAGCCGAACCGACCTTGATTGCCGAGAGCGGGCAAGCCGCGGAATTCCTGGTTGGAGGAGAGTTTCCAATTCCGATTCCACAGCAACTTGGTCAGGTGACGGTGAAATTTAAAGAATTCGGAGTTGGATTGAAATTTACCCCCACAGTTCTTTCGGAGGGGCGTATTTCCGTAATTGTGAACCCTGAGGTGTCAGAATTAGACTTTGCCAATGGTATTGTCATCCAAGGATTTCAGATTCCCGCTTTGACCACTCGACGGGTGAAGACCGTAGTGGAATTAGGTGATGGGCAAAGTTTTGCCATTGCGGGCCTTCTCCAGGAAAATATCAAGGAAACGGTGTCAAAATATCCTGTCTTAGGTGATATCCCAGTTTTGGGTGCGTTATTCCGGAGCACCGCATTCCAAAAAAATGAGACCGAACTGATTGTGATTGTGACCCCTCATTTGGTGAAACCTCTGGATATGGTGAAACAGACCTTGCCCACAGATCACTATTTGGAGCCTAACGATTTTGAGTTAATGCTGATGGGGTATGTGGAAGGGGCGTTTCCAGAGTCAAATGTCGCCAGGCCGAGCGAGGCCTACACGCTTGAGTCACCGAGGGTGGCGGGAAGAATGCCGTACCGTAAAGGTGGGATGGAAGGGATGTTCGGGCATCTGGCCCCATAG
- a CDS encoding A24 family peptidase: MNTSILLFGLALGLVVAAITDVREGRIPNWLTGSLAVFGIGVNSLAYGWDGFLFGLGGLIMGLVCLIFFYLKGGMGAGDVKLLGAIGTILGPGQVVFAFAFAAMLGGLYSLALLSNQGGMRHAWDRMFLLLATLKVTRTIPVSDASIPTEPKLRYALVLGLGTVIAKTLFYYDVL, translated from the coding sequence ATGAATACTTCAATTTTGTTATTTGGATTAGCCTTGGGTTTAGTGGTCGCAGCGATCACTGATGTCCGGGAGGGGCGGATTCCCAATTGGCTGACGGGGTCCTTGGCAGTCTTTGGAATTGGAGTGAATAGCCTAGCGTATGGTTGGGACGGATTCCTGTTCGGTCTTGGAGGTCTGATCATGGGGTTGGTCTGCTTGATATTTTTTTATCTAAAAGGAGGGATGGGTGCCGGAGACGTGAAATTGCTTGGAGCCATTGGAACAATCCTGGGTCCCGGCCAGGTGGTCTTTGCTTTTGCCTTTGCAGCCATGTTGGGTGGACTGTATAGCCTAGCTCTATTGTCCAATCAGGGTGGCATGCGTCATGCCTGGGATCGGATGTTTCTCCTTCTGGCCACCCTGAAGGTGACTAGGACCATTCCGGTTTCTGATGCCTCCATCCCCACCGAGCCTAAGTTACGGTATGCCCTGGTTTTAGGGTTGGGAACCGTAATCGCCAAAACGTTGTTTTATTATGATGTGTTGTAA